One Pyrenophora tritici-repentis strain M4 chromosome 5, whole genome shotgun sequence DNA window includes the following coding sequences:
- a CDS encoding Drf-FH1 multi-domain protein, which translates to MPSILSDEDKQMVKRTVPKTGNKIHAVAVAKLYVAYPDRQRWTYTGLQGAVVLANDLVGNTFWLKMVDISPQSRGVIWDQEIYDTFSYNQDRVFFHTFELEECLAGLSFADEKEAKTFKKKLDDREKNAHKNTKNKPFSATAGTRAPTSNGKSGGHGHGLLGGIFGHRNSTASGPPPASMIPHTTVTSPVQSSHSNATSARSSAIDTTDPSWQPLLKELLAMGITEDQIEENADFIKLYIEQRKSEEKLKEENNRKSRAPPPPPPSALSPQHTGSTTTSRRGPPPAPPPARRTRTDGLNRNSSGSPAPPSPPREATPPPGPPKPVFRAPPPIAEAGKFANQPTSRARASSNTANPGPPPPPRPPKTPVPDEERSGGSRFGVPPPFTGNRVPSGAPPPPPSRGPVPPPPPARDMPSAPPPPLPPAHNIPPPPPLPPSSSRPAPIPPPLPPTSNVAPPPPPPPPPPPPPSMPGRSIPPPPPMPNSGAPPPPPMPSSGAPPPPPMPNSGAPPPPPPPMPPSSGPPAPPPPPPPGGAPAPLPKVPAVRDGLLADIRGGARLKKVSDQEKKDRSAAAVPGKEPAAGSSGGAAAAPGDAGLAGALASALAARKSKVSHSDDESDKDDW; encoded by the exons ATGCCGTCGATTCTCTCAGATGAGGATAAGCAGATGGTGAAGCGCACCGTGCCCAAGACGGGAAACAAGATCCACGCCGTCGCCGTCGCAAAGTTGTACGTTGCCTACCCCGACCGTCAGCGATGGACCTACACCGGACTGCAGGGCGCCGTGGTGCTCGCGAATGATCTCGTTGGAAACACGTTTTGGCTCAAGATGGTGGATATTTCG CCCCAAAGTCGAGGTGTCATATGGGATCAGGAGATCTACGACACATTCTCCTACAACCAGGATCGCGTCTTCTTCCACACCTTCGAGCTCGAGGAATGTCTAGCAGGTCTATCCTTTGCCGACGAAAAGGAGGCCAAGACGTTCAAGAAGAAGCTCGACGACCGCGAAAAGAACGCGCACAAGAACACCAAGAACAAGCCATTCAGCGCAACAGCAGGAACTCGTGCGCCCACGTCCAACGGCAAGAGCGGCGGCCATGGTCATGGTCTGTTGGGAGGCATTTTTGGACACCGCAATTCCACAGCATCAGGCCCACCGCCAGCTTCCATGATCCCTCATACCACAGTCACGTCGCCCGTGCAAAGCAGCCATTCCAATGCTACGAGTGCGCGAAGCTCTGCGATTGATACTACGGATCCGTCATGGCAACCCCTTCTCAAGGAGCTGCTGGCTATGGGCATTACAGAAGATCAAATCGAGGAAAATGCCGACTTTATCAAATTATACATCGAGCAGCGCAAGTCGgaggagaagctcaaggaaGAGAATAACCGCAAATCTAGAGctcctccgcctcccccaCCCAGCGCGCTTAGCCCTCAACATACGGGCAGTACTACGACGTCGCGACGAGGACCTCCACCAGCACCCCCGCCAGCGCGACGAACAAGGACTGATGGACTCAACCGGAACTCTTCAGGAAGCCCAGCGCCGCCTTCTCCGCCACGAGAAGCTACACCTCCACCAGGGCCACCGAAGCCAGTCTTCAGAGCGCCCCCTCCCATCGCAGAAGCAGGAAAGTTTGCAAACCAACCGACAAGCAGAGCGCGAGCTTCATCCAATACAGCGAATCCAGGGCCACCGCCTCCACCACGACCGCCGAAGACACCCGTACCAGATGAGGAGAGGTCAGGAGGAAGCAGATTTGGGGTGCCTCCACCCTTTACAGGCAATCGTGTCCCCTCGGGcgcaccaccaccacctcccAGTCGAGGCCCAGTACCACCGCCTCCGCCAGCGAGAGATATGCCGTCAGCACCTCCTCCACCACTTCCTCCTGCGCACAACATTCCGCCGCCTCCTCCACTGCCTCCGTCTTCGTCTCGTCCTGCACCAATTCCGCCGCCTCTACCTCCAACAAGCAATGTTGcgcctcctcctcctcctccaccgccgccgccaccacCGCCGTCGATGCCCGGACGATCGATCCCACCACCTCCCCCGATGCCGAACAGCGGAGCACCGCCACCTCCGCCCATGCCCAGCAGCGGAGCGCCCCCGCCACCGCCTATGCCAAACAGTGGCGCACCTCCGCCACCGCCACCGCCAATGCCTCCTTCCTCTGGACCCCCTGCACCACCGCCGCCTCCGCCACCCGGTGGCGCACCGGCACCGCTACCCAAGGTACCAGCAGTACGAGATGGCCTTTTAGCAGATATTCGAGGTGGAGCACGATTGAAGAAGGTTTCGGATCAGGAAAAGAAGGACCGCAGTGCGGCAGCAGTTCCCGGCAAAGAACCCGCTGCAGGGTCTTCTGGAGGAGCCGCAGCCGCGCCTGGAGATGCTGGCTTGGCTGGGGCATTGGCTAGTGCCCTAGCGGCGCGGAAGAGTAAAGTTAGTCACAGTG ACGATGAGTCGGATAAGGATGACTGGTAG
- a CDS encoding PrpD, protein involved in propionate catabolism — MSAFSRNLCSTASRNLRSRSSILAKATRPIALQTTPSTTPFVSRSVAAPAFSTMAALKSSVAQTLSKREYDPEIKDMANYIHNTPIDSELAYDTARWVFVDTLGCGLEGLRFEQCRKILGPVVEGTTVPNGTKVPGTNYQLDPVNGAFNIGAMIRWLDFNDCWLAAEWGHPSDNLGAILATADWITRTNKAGGNLGNGKIFKVRDILEAMIRAHEIQGCMALENSFNKVGLDHVILVKLASTAVVSKMMGLSESQTRDAISQAFVDGQSMRTYRHSPNTMSRKSWAAGDACQTAVNLVLKVMKGEQGLPTVLSAPTWGFYDVNFGGKPFQFQRGYGSYVMENVLFKVSYPAEFHSQTAVEAAQRLNKKLKAMGKSAKDIESVVNRTHEACIRIIDKQFKPMENFADRDHCVQYMVSTMFVFNRLEATDYPDDSEAATSELVESLRQRISCVEDPQFTKDYHDPEKRTISNALTVTLKDGTVLDEEVVEAPLGHRLRREEAKPEILAKYKRHLGPHFPAEHVDKLVALAQDSKSLDNMDIDEYVDLYVKN; from the exons ATGTCGGCCTTCAGTCGTAATCTGTGCAGCACCGCGTCACGAAACCTCCGCTCGCGGTCCTCCATCCTAGCCAAAGCTACAAGGCCAATTGCTCTGCAGACAACTCCCTCTACTACTCCCTTTGTCTCCCGAAGTGTAGCAGCACCAGCCTTCTCCACCATGGCCGCCCTCAAGAGCTCCGTCGCACAGACGCTGAGCAAGCGCGAGTACGACCCCGAGATCAAGGACATGGCGAACTATATCCATAACACGCCCATTGATTCCGAGCTTGCG TACGACACTGCTCGCTGGGTCTTCGTCGACACTCTGGGCTGCGGTCTTGAAGGTCTGCGATTCGAGCAGTGCAGGAAGATTCTTGGTCCCGTTGTGGAAGGCACAACCGTTCCCAACGGTACCAAGGTGCCGGGCACAAACTACCAGCTCGATCCCGTAAACGGTGCCTTCAACATTGGTGCTATGATTCGATGGCTTGACTTCAACGACTGCTGGCTAGCTGCCGAGTGGGGCCACCCCTCTGACAACTTGGGAGCCATCCTCGCAACTGCCGACTGGATCACACGAACAAACAAAGCTGGAGGAAACCTCGGCAATGGAAAAATCTTCAAGGTCAGAGACATATTGGAAGCCATGATCAGGGCACACGAAATTCAGGGATGCATGGCCCTTGAGAACTCGTTCAACAAGGTCGGTCTGGACCATGTCATTCTGGTCAAGCTTGCGTCGACAGCTGTCGTTTCCAAGATGATGGGACTCAGCGAGTCACAAACGCGTGATGCCATCTCTCAGGCCTTTGTTGATGGCCAGTCCATGCGCACTTACCGCCACTCGCCCAACACCATGTCGCGCAAGTCCTGGGCTGCCGGTGATGCTTGCCAGACCGCTGTGAACCTCGTGCTCAAGGTCATGAAGGGCGAACAAGGTCTGCCTACCGTTCTGTCAGCTCCTACTTGGGGCTTCTACGACGTCAACTTTGGTGGCAAGCCTTTCCAGTTCCAGAGAGGGTATGGCAGCTACGTCATGGAGAACGTGCTGTTCAAAGTCTCGTATCCTG CTGAGTTCCACTCCCAGACCGCAGTCGAAGCTGCCCAACGCCTGAACAAGAAGCTGAAGGCGATGGGCAAGAGCGCCAAAGATATTGAAAGCGTCGTAAACCGAACCCACGAGGCCTGCATTCGTATCATCGATAAGCAGTTCAAGCCCATGGAAAACTTTGCTGATCGTGATCACTGTGTTCAA TACATGGTCTCCACCATGTTTGTTTTCAACCGCCTTGAAGCCACCGACTACCCAGATGATAGCGAAGCTGCCACTTCGGAACTTGTCGAGTCTCTCCGTCAGCGCATCAGCTGCGTAGAAGACCCACAGTTTACCAAGGACTACCATGACCCAGAGAAGCGAACCATCTCTAATGCACTCACGGTAACGCTCAAGGACGGCACTGTCTTGGATGAGGAGGTTGTTGAAGCTCCTCTTGGCCATCGTCTGAGGCGTGAAGAAGCTAAGCCTGAGATTCTCGCAAAGTACAAGAGGCACCTCGGCCCGCACTTCCCGGCAGAGCACGTGGACAAGCTGGTCGCGTTGGCCCAAGACAGCAAATCGCTCGATAACATGGACATTGACGAATACGTTGATCTGTATGTGAAGAACTAG